One window of Papaver somniferum cultivar HN1 chromosome 9, ASM357369v1, whole genome shotgun sequence genomic DNA carries:
- the LOC113309230 gene encoding cytochrome P450 714C2-like isoform X1, with the protein MLFSFILITLSILCYYLYEALWLKPEKLRNKLRNQGIVGPPPSFLSGNVSDMMRIKSMAAVSSNNQSSSSLSFTDDYMTSLFPHFEQWRKEYGTIFTYATGNVQHLYVGDPNLVKEISLCQTWALGKPLYLHKEIGPLFGNGVVRSNGQIWAHQRKTIAPEFFTDKVKGMVGIMVDSTVPVLRLWEDEIAKQGGIAELRVDIDLTNISADIISKACFGSSYSKGRVIFSKLRELVKAMSQTGLLVKIPALRYLPTKNNREVWRLVKEIRKLILNVAKNRRQESIPERDLLHMILEGANNLGEETANDFIVDNCKNIYIAGHETVASVATWALLFLASHPQWQTLAREEVLQLVPEGCLPDAEMLHKMKILTMVVQETLRLMPPTSLIAREVFEDVQFGDIINIPKGINFWIPISTLHRNLEIWGPDANEFKPERFANGILGATKVPHAYIPFGLGPRTCLGQKFAIAELKIMISLILVKFCFSLSPNYKHSPAFTIVIVPKHGLQLLVKKFSRNCKE; encoded by the exons ATGTTGTTTTCATTCATTCTGATTACTCTGAGTATTTTGTGTTATTATCTTTACGAAGCTCTATGGTTAAAGCCCGAGAAGCTCAGAAATAAGCTGAGAAATCAAGGAATCGTGGGACCACCACCATCATTTTTATCCGGTAATGTTTCTGATATGATGAGAATCAAGTCAATGGCTGCTGTGTCTTCTAATAATCAAAGTTCATCATCATTATCTTTCACAGATGATTATATGACTTCACTATTTCCTCATTTTGAGCAGTGGAGAAAGGAGTATG GTACAATATTTACGTATGCAACTGGTAATGTTCAACATTTGTATGTGGGAGACCCTAATTTAGTTAAGGAAATAAGTCTATGTCAAACATGGGCATTAGGTAAGCCTTTGTATCTGCATAAAGAAATTGGTCCTTTATTTGGGAATGGAGTTGTAAGGTCTAATGGGCAAATTTGGGCACACCAGAGAAAAACCATTGCACCAGAATTCTTCACTGACAAGGTCAAG GGtatggtggggataatggtggacTCTACTGTGCCAGTGTTGAGATTATGGGAGGATGAAATTGCAAAGCAGGGAGGCATTGCTGAGCTAAGAGTCGATATTGATCTGACAAACATATCAGCAGATATAATCTCAAAAGCATGTTTTGGGAGTTCTTATTCCAAAGGAAGAGTGATATTTTCAAAGCTTAGAGAACTTGTAAAGGCTATGTCTCAAACCGGCTTACTTGTTAAAATTCCTGCTCTCAG ATATCTTCCAACAAAAAACAACAGAGAAGTTTGGAGACTAGTGAAAGAAATTCGAAAACTAATCTTAAATGTTGCGAAAAATCGAAGACAAGAATCCATTCCAGAGAGGGACCTGTTACACATGATTCTTGAGGGTGCTAATAATCTTGGGGAAGAAACTGCAAATGATTTCATTGTAGACAACTGCAAGAACATATACATTGCTGGTCACGAAACGGTTGCATCTGTTGCTACGTGGGCATTGTTGTTTCTTGCTTCACATCCACAATGGCAAACTCTCGCTCGAGAAGAGGTGTTACAACTGGTTCCCGAAGGATGTCTTCCGGATGCAGAAATGTTGCACAAGATGAAGata TTAACCATGGTGGTTCAAGAAACATTGCGCCTTATGCCTCCAACATCGCTAATCGCAAGGGAGGTGTTTGAAGATGTGCAATTTGGAGACATCATCAATATCCCTAAAGGCATCAATTTTTGGATTCCAATATCTACACTTCACAGAAACCTGGAGATTTGGGGGCCTGATGCAAACGAGTTTAAACCAGAGAGGTTTGCTAATGGCATATTAGGTGCAACCAAGGTACCACATGCATACATACCGTTTGGGCTCGGACCTCGTACGTGTTTGGGACAAAAATTTGCTATAGCTGAGCTGAAGATAATGATATCGCTTATACTTGTGAAATTCTGTTTCTCTTTATCTCCTAATTATAAACATTCTCCTGCATTTACTATTGTCATTGTTCCTAAACATGGATTGCAGCTACTAGTAAAGAAATTTAGCAGGAATTGCAAAGAATAG
- the LOC113309230 gene encoding cytochrome P450 714C2-like isoform X2: MLFSFILITLSILCYYLYEALWLKPEKLRNKLRNQGIVGPPPSFLSDDYMTSLFPHFEQWRKEYGTIFTYATGNVQHLYVGDPNLVKEISLCQTWALGKPLYLHKEIGPLFGNGVVRSNGQIWAHQRKTIAPEFFTDKVKGMVGIMVDSTVPVLRLWEDEIAKQGGIAELRVDIDLTNISADIISKACFGSSYSKGRVIFSKLRELVKAMSQTGLLVKIPALRYLPTKNNREVWRLVKEIRKLILNVAKNRRQESIPERDLLHMILEGANNLGEETANDFIVDNCKNIYIAGHETVASVATWALLFLASHPQWQTLAREEVLQLVPEGCLPDAEMLHKMKILTMVVQETLRLMPPTSLIAREVFEDVQFGDIINIPKGINFWIPISTLHRNLEIWGPDANEFKPERFANGILGATKVPHAYIPFGLGPRTCLGQKFAIAELKIMISLILVKFCFSLSPNYKHSPAFTIVIVPKHGLQLLVKKFSRNCKE, encoded by the exons ATGTTGTTTTCATTCATTCTGATTACTCTGAGTATTTTGTGTTATTATCTTTACGAAGCTCTATGGTTAAAGCCCGAGAAGCTCAGAAATAAGCTGAGAAATCAAGGAATCGTGGGACCACCACCATCATTTTTATCCG ATGATTATATGACTTCACTATTTCCTCATTTTGAGCAGTGGAGAAAGGAGTATG GTACAATATTTACGTATGCAACTGGTAATGTTCAACATTTGTATGTGGGAGACCCTAATTTAGTTAAGGAAATAAGTCTATGTCAAACATGGGCATTAGGTAAGCCTTTGTATCTGCATAAAGAAATTGGTCCTTTATTTGGGAATGGAGTTGTAAGGTCTAATGGGCAAATTTGGGCACACCAGAGAAAAACCATTGCACCAGAATTCTTCACTGACAAGGTCAAG GGtatggtggggataatggtggacTCTACTGTGCCAGTGTTGAGATTATGGGAGGATGAAATTGCAAAGCAGGGAGGCATTGCTGAGCTAAGAGTCGATATTGATCTGACAAACATATCAGCAGATATAATCTCAAAAGCATGTTTTGGGAGTTCTTATTCCAAAGGAAGAGTGATATTTTCAAAGCTTAGAGAACTTGTAAAGGCTATGTCTCAAACCGGCTTACTTGTTAAAATTCCTGCTCTCAG ATATCTTCCAACAAAAAACAACAGAGAAGTTTGGAGACTAGTGAAAGAAATTCGAAAACTAATCTTAAATGTTGCGAAAAATCGAAGACAAGAATCCATTCCAGAGAGGGACCTGTTACACATGATTCTTGAGGGTGCTAATAATCTTGGGGAAGAAACTGCAAATGATTTCATTGTAGACAACTGCAAGAACATATACATTGCTGGTCACGAAACGGTTGCATCTGTTGCTACGTGGGCATTGTTGTTTCTTGCTTCACATCCACAATGGCAAACTCTCGCTCGAGAAGAGGTGTTACAACTGGTTCCCGAAGGATGTCTTCCGGATGCAGAAATGTTGCACAAGATGAAGata TTAACCATGGTGGTTCAAGAAACATTGCGCCTTATGCCTCCAACATCGCTAATCGCAAGGGAGGTGTTTGAAGATGTGCAATTTGGAGACATCATCAATATCCCTAAAGGCATCAATTTTTGGATTCCAATATCTACACTTCACAGAAACCTGGAGATTTGGGGGCCTGATGCAAACGAGTTTAAACCAGAGAGGTTTGCTAATGGCATATTAGGTGCAACCAAGGTACCACATGCATACATACCGTTTGGGCTCGGACCTCGTACGTGTTTGGGACAAAAATTTGCTATAGCTGAGCTGAAGATAATGATATCGCTTATACTTGTGAAATTCTGTTTCTCTTTATCTCCTAATTATAAACATTCTCCTGCATTTACTATTGTCATTGTTCCTAAACATGGATTGCAGCTACTAGTAAAGAAATTTAGCAGGAATTGCAAAGAATAG
- the LOC113309231 gene encoding cytochrome P450 714C2-like, which translates to MEVTTKILLSVVLIFLSILCLHIYINLWLKPEKIRKKLRNQGIKGPTPSFLSGNVTEMMRIKSAATSEMKLVTDDYMPCLFPHLEQWRKEYGPTFMYETGTLQHLYVGDPNLVKDISLCDTLALGKPTYRNKELAPLFGLGVVKTNGHIWAHQRKIMAPEFFIDKVKGMVGLMVKSAMPVMRSWEDEIVKHGGIAEIRVDEGLRNLSADVISRACFGSSYSQGTVIFSKLEELIKALYNTSSLVQIPAHRFLPTKRNRQVWRLEKEIRKLILDVIKKGKQQAKGDIRLLQMILESDDEHLGQETAKNFIVDNCKSIYVAGHETVASAATWTLMFLSSHPEWQTRARDEVLENIPEGSLPHADMLHKMKILTMVIQETLRLLPPTTLVSREAFEDLKFGDIITIPKGTNFWIPISTVHRIPEIWGPDADKFNPERFAHGVFGACKIPQAYIPFGTGSRTCLGQKFAMVELKIVLSLMLSKFSFSLSPSYRHSPAFSIVIVPKHGMHLLVEKLSTKGLR; encoded by the exons ATGGAGGTGACTACGAAAATACTGTTATCAGTGGTTTTGATTTTTCTAAGTATTTTGTGTCTCCATATCTACATCAATTTATGGTTGAAGCCTGAGAAAATTAGAAAGAAGCTGAGAAACCAAGGAATCAAGGGCCCAACACCATCTTTTCTATCGGGTAATGTTACGGAGATGATGAGAATCAAATCAGCGGCAACTTCCGAGATGAAACTTGTCACAGATGATTATATGCCTTGTTTGTTTCCACATCTTGAGCAGTGGAGAAAGGAGTACG GTCCAACATTTATGTATGAAACTGGAACTTTGCAACATTTGTACGTCGGAGACCCAAATTTGGTAAAGGATATAAGCCTCTGCGACACATTGGCTTTAGGTAAGCCAACGTATCGAAACAAAGAACTTGCGCCTCTTTTCGGTCTCGGAGTGGTAAAGACTAACGGGCATATTTGGGCTCACCAAAGAAAAATCATGGCACCAGAGTTCTTCATCGACAAAGTTAAG GGCATGGTGGGGTTGATGGTGAAATCTGCAATGCCAGTGATGAGATCATGGGAGGATGAAATTGTAAAGCATGGAGGGATTGCAGAGATAAGAGTTGATGAAGGTCTGAGAAACTTATCAGCAGATGTAATCTCAAGAGCTTGCTTTGGGAGTTCTTACTCCCAGGGAACAGTAATATTTTCAAAGCTTGAAGAACTTATAAAAGCACTGTACAACACAAGTTCACTGGTTCAAATTCCTGCCCACAG ATTTCTTCCAACCAAAAGAAATAGACAAGTGTGGAGACTAGAAAAAGAAATCCGAAAATTAATCCTAGATGTAATAAAGAAAGGAAAACAACAAGCTAAAGGAGATATAAGACTGCTGCAAATGATTCTAGAGAGTGATGATGAGCATCTTGGACAAGAAACAGCTAAAAATTTCATTGTTGACAACTGCAAGAGCATTTATGTGGCGGGTCACGAAACTGTGGCATCTGCTGCTACTTGGACATTGATGTTTCTTTCTTCACATCCAGAATGGCAAACTCGTGCTCGAGATGAGGTATTAGAAAACATTCCCGAGGGATCTCTTCCGCACGCAGATATGTTGCATAAGATGAAGATA TTGACAATGGTGATTCAAGAAACATTACGTCTGCTTCCTCCAACAACTCTAGTTTCTAGGGAGGCCTTTGAAGACCTGAAATTTGGAGACATCATCACTATACCAAAAGGAACCAATTTTTGGATTCCAATATCTACAGTACACCGGATTCCGGAAATTTGGGGACCAGATGCTGATAAATTTAATCCAGAGCGATTTGCGCACGGTGTCTTTGGTGCTTGTAAGATCCCACAAGCATACATTCCGTTTGGCACCGGATCTCGCACATGTTTGGGTCAAAAATTTGCCATGGTAGAGCTGAAAATTGTTTTATCACTCATGCTCTCGAAATTCAGCTTCTCTCTGTCTCCTAGTTATAGACATTCTCCTGCATTTAGTATTGTCATTGTACCTAAACATGGAATGCATCTACTAGTAGAGAAATTAAGCACGAAAGGATTGCGCTAA